The genomic segment GAATTGTAAATGCCGGCTATGCTACTCTTGAAGTTAAAGATGCTACCATCAACAACAAAAAAGTACATCATGCTGTGGGTAAAGGATATACAACCGGAATGTCTAAATTTTTCTTCAAAGTTGAAGATTTATACGAAAGTTATTTTGACAAAGAAAATGGTGATCCTTATCGCTTCGTTCGAAAAATTGACGAAGGTGGATACACCAAAAATCAGGAAGGCTTTTTTAATCAAAGTGAAAACAAAGTTTTAGTAAAAGACTATAAAAGAAAAACCGAAAAAACGATTGTAATTACTGATCATGTGCAGGATATTGTTTCGGCATTTTACTTTTTAAGAAACCATCCAAGTATTGACAAATTAAAACCCGGCGAGGCGATTACAATTGACATGTTTTTTGATGATGAAATCACAAAATTTAAGTTAAAATATGTAGGCCGTCAAGATATTACGACTAAATTTGGGGCAGTTTCTACGATGGTTTTTAAACCACTTGTTCAGACCGGAAGAGTTTTTAAAGAAAAAGAAAGTTTAACGCTCTGGATAACAGATGACGACAACAAAGTTCCGATAAGAATTAAAGCGGATTTAGCTGTCGGATCGCTGAAAGCAGATCTTGATGAATATAAAGGATTGAAAAATCCATTAAAAGTTAAAAAATAATGAACCCTACTGATCATTCAGAATCAATTTTAAAAGAAATTGACCAAAAATTCCAAGCCATAAATCAAAAAACTGACGTTCAGTTAGAAGGATTACTTTGGTCAAAACCAATTACTTATTGGGATTATATACAAACAGACGCTCTTTTAAATTTACAAATACAACGCACAACGCTTCCTGACGAGATGGTTTTTATCATGTATCATCAGGTTAATGAATTGATTTTTAAAATGATTTTGTGGGAAATCGATCAAATTGCCGACACACAAAATATTCAGGTTGATTTTTTCAGCGAAAGACTTTCCAGAATTACCCGTTATTTTGATATGCTGACAAATTCATTCAGTATTATGGAAAACGGAATGGAAGTTGACCAATATATGAAATTCAGAAACACTTTAACTCCGGCAAGCGGTTTTCAAAGTGCGCAATACAGGCTGATTGAATTTGCTTCTACAGATGTTATCAATTTGACAGACAGAAGATACAAAGCAAATTTTGATGAAAATACAAATCCTGAAACTACTTTCGAACATTTGTACTGGCAGGCTGCCGGAAAAGATTATCAAACTGGCGAAAAATCATATTTGTTAAATGAATTCGAAAAGAAATATAAAGATCAGTTTTTAAGACAAATGGCTTCGTTTAAAACGAAAAACATTTGGCAGAAATTTACTCAATTACCTATTGAAGATCAACAAAATGAAGAATTAATTCAGGCAATGCGCCACTACGACAAAACCGTAAATATCACCTGGGTTATGCAGCATCTTAATACTGCAAGAAAATACATTTTAGAAAGCGGAAAAGGTAACGGTGAAGCAACCGGAGGAAGCGACTGGCAAAAATATATGCATCCAAAATACCAAAGACGCATCTTTTTTCCTAAATTGTGGACCGAAGAAGAATTGTCCAATTGGGGAAATGAAGATTTACTTTAATCTCCTGCAAAAATTTTAAGAGTTTGAAAAAAGCATTCGTAATTATAATAGTATTATTTTCAATATTTTCATGCAACAAAACAGAGGAAAAAGTTGAAATTAAAATTACAAAACCAAAAACTAAAAAAATAGAATTTGGTTTTAATTACGCTGATTTTAATGTTGTTAACGATACAATATCTAAAGGAGATTCTTTTGGATCCATTTTACAAAGTCAAAATATCGGCGACAAAAAAGTATATGACATTGTAGAACAAGTTAAAGATACTTTTGATGTAAGAACCATTCGCTACAACAAACCTTTTACTTTACTTCGCGCAAAAAACAAAACAAATAATCTTCAGGTTTTTATTTATCAGCCCGATGCTTTAACGTATTATGTAATCGATTTACGAGACAGCATTGCAAAAGCTTATAAAAAAATAAAACCGGTTACATTAAAAAGAAAAATTATTGGCGGCGTTTTAAAAACTTCATTATCCGAAACTTTAGGCGATGAAGATGTAGAAACAGCATTGGCCAGCAGAATTACAAAAGTATTTTCGTGGTCAATTGACTTCTTCAAACTAAAAAAAGGAGATCGTTACGGTTTAATTTTTACAGAAAGATTCATTAACGGAAAAACTTACGATGGCGTTGAAGATCTTGAAGCTGCGTTTTTTGAATATAAAGGAAAAATCGTTTATGCTTTTCCTTTTGAAAAAGACACGCTTTCCGGAAAAATCGAATATTATGATGACGAAGGAAAAACGCTGAAAAACTTCTTCTTAAAAACGCCAATTAAGTTCAGCCGTATTACTTCAAGATTTACAATGAACAGATTTCATCCTGTTCAGCATACCTGGAAAGCCCACAAAGGAACTGATTATGCGGCTCCAACCGGAACCCCAATTTCTACAACGGCATCTGGAGTTGTTGAAGCAACTGGATATACAGCAGGAAACGGAAACTTTGTAAAAGTAAAACACAACGGAACTTATTCTACTCAATATTTACACATGTCGAGAATTTTGGTAAAACGCGGGCAGCGTGTTACACAAGGACAAACAATTGGTTTGGTTGGAAGTACAGGTTTAGCTTCTGGCCCGCATGTTTGTTACCGTTTCTGGAAAAATGGTGTTCAGGTAGATGCGCTTCGATTGAATTTACCAACCGGAGAATCTTTAACCGGAAATGACAAAACTCGTTTCTTTAAACAAATCGAACCTTTGAAAAGAGAATTGGATAGTATTGGGAATTTGTAATATCTAAATCAAATGAAAAATGCGCGTCTTAAGGCAATTTACAATGATACTTTTTCAGGTTTAAAGTTATATTACAGAGATACTGATTTGTCTGAAAATTTAATTTCAAATTATAAAATTGGACAAATAATTCAGGAAAAAGGCTTTACAGATATGACTTCTATCGGTGGAGGACTTTCTGGTAATTTCAGGTATCTAATTGCAAGTGCTCATGCCAAAGACTTATCGAAATTTAATCCGGATTCGGCAAAAATTGGTCATTTTCTTTTAGACACGATTGCTTATTTTAAAGTATTGGATATTCAGAAAATCGGTAACAAAACACAAGTTTTTCTTTTAAACATTCCAGACAATTCAATTTCGCTTTTAAAAAATTCATCTTCAAATCTGGAAGATGAAATTATAGAAAAAGCAAGAAAAAAATTTGAAACCAAAATAAATTTGGCTTTAGTTCCAGAATTGCAAACGGAAAGCTGGAAAGAAAGAACGAAATCTCCTCTCGGAATGAATGAAAACGGTGAAATGTTTTTTGATGATTCAAGAATCAAAGTTGAATCGCCAAAAAGAATCGAAATCAATATCGAGAAGAAAACTATTGAAGTTAATAAAAAGCCTTGGTGGAAGGTTTGGTAATTAAAGTTTTCGACTTATTTAGCATATTTCTTCCTAAACTCAGACGGATTCATTCCTTTATGTTTTCTAAAAACTTTGTTTAAATGACTTTCGTCTGAATAATTTAATTCGTCTGCAATTTCGTTAATACGCATGTCGCTGTTTAAAAGTCTGGCTTCAATCAATCGCAATTTATAATTTGCGATATATTCCTGAAGCGTTTCTCCCGTTTGTTTCTTAAAATATTTTCCTAAATAATTAAGCGTGATATTAAAATGCTCGCTTACTTTTTCTGCTTTTAATTGTTTTGGATTGTAGATGTTTTCCTGAATATAATGCAGGATTTCGAGAACCATTTCTCCGGTTGTTTCTTTAATATTCTTCGGAAGTTTTAAAGCAATATTTCTCGCTACAATTGTAATTATGGTATTTACAATCTGCTCAATAATCTTTTGATGGTAAATCTGCTGATTGTTTTGTTCGCTGATTATATTTTCAATTAATGACGCGATTAAAGGTTTATCAATTTTATTTTTCAGAATACATCCCGGGCGATGACTTGCATTTTGAAGTATATATTCCATTCGCAAAACCGTTTCATATTGTCCGTTTTGAGAATTTGCTTTGATATAATATTCATTAAACCGAAGAAAAAAGAATTTCGTTGGCGTTAAAACTTCAAATAAATGAACATCTTGCGGTGTTACCAAAAAAAGATTTCCTTTTCGATATTGAAATTTATTATCATTTATAATCTGAATTCCGGTTCCGTCGACGATGTAAATCAGTTCAAAGAAATTGTTCTTCCGAATTGTTTTCGGAAACTGTTCGAGTTCTTTAAAATCTACTTCAAAAGGATGATATAAATTCTTATTTGTCATTAGGCTAAAATACAATTTTAGTACCAATAAGTACAATTTTCAGCGAAAGCTAACTTCTTAATTTTGTTTCAGATAACAAACTAAAAATGGACAAAATGAAAATACTTTTAATTGGGGCAAATGGAGAAATTGGCAAAATACTGCAACCGGCTCTGGCAAAAAATCATGAAATAATTTCGGCAGGAAGAAACAGTGGAGACTTCAGAATCGATTTATCAGATTCAAATTCGATACAAAAATTATTCGAAGAAATTAAAAACATTGATGCCTGTCTTTGTGTTGCAGGAGATTGTTATACGGGAGATTTACTTTCGCTTGACGAAAAAAAATTAAATATTGGCATTGAAAATAAATTATTGGGACAGATAAATTTAGTTTTGATTGGTCAGAAATATTTAAACGACAACGGATCATTTACCTTGACTTCCGGAAAAATGGCCGATAAACCTGTAAAAAAAATATCAGCAAAGCAATTGTAAATGGCGGAATCAACAGTTTTGTTCTTGCCTCTTCACTTGAATTAGAAAGAGGAATCAGAATAAATGCCATTAGTCCGGCAAAAGTTGCTGATATTCCAATTCAGGATTTAATAAACGCTTACAACAAAAGTGTTGAAGGAATTATAAATGGAGAGATTATTAAAGTAAACTATTAATTTATTTAAAGATGAAAAACACAATTTTGATGATTTTGCTTTTGATAGTAAATTCAGTAAACGCACAAAAAAAATCTGATTTTTTAGGTTCATGGACTTTGGTTTCAGTAGAAAATATAAATCAGGACAGAACTAAAAATCTCCCTTATGATGTAAATCCCAAAGGCTTTTTGTTTTTTGATGAAAAAGGAAATTACGCCATTCAGATTTACAAAAGCGAAAGAGTAAAAATTGTTTCGGGTGATAAAAATAAATGTACTCCTGAAGAAAATACAGCGATTGTACAAGGAAGTAATTCGCATTTTGGAGAATATGAAATTGACGAAACGAATCACACAATTACATTCAAAATAAAAACAGCATCTTTTCCGAATTGGGAAAAC from the Flavobacterium sp. genome contains:
- a CDS encoding DUF3108 domain-containing protein — protein: MKKFILTILILSAFSFDTQKEDAFGTGEYFKFRIHYGIVNAGYATLEVKDATINNKKVHHAVGKGYTTGMSKFFFKVEDLYESYFDKENGDPYRFVRKIDEGGYTKNQEGFFNQSENKVLVKDYKRKTEKTIVITDHVQDIVSAFYFLRNHPSIDKLKPGEAITIDMFFDDEITKFKLKYVGRQDITTKFGAVSTMVFKPLVQTGRVFKEKESLTLWITDDDNKVPIRIKADLAVGSLKADLDEYKGLKNPLKVKK
- a CDS encoding tryptophan 2,3-dioxygenase family protein yields the protein MNPTDHSESILKEIDQKFQAINQKTDVQLEGLLWSKPITYWDYIQTDALLNLQIQRTTLPDEMVFIMYHQVNELIFKMILWEIDQIADTQNIQVDFFSERLSRITRYFDMLTNSFSIMENGMEVDQYMKFRNTLTPASGFQSAQYRLIEFASTDVINLTDRRYKANFDENTNPETTFEHLYWQAAGKDYQTGEKSYLLNEFEKKYKDQFLRQMASFKTKNIWQKFTQLPIEDQQNEELIQAMRHYDKTVNITWVMQHLNTARKYILESGKGNGEATGGSDWQKYMHPKYQRRIFFPKLWTEEELSNWGNEDLL
- a CDS encoding peptidoglycan DD-metalloendopeptidase family protein, which codes for MKKAFVIIIVLFSIFSCNKTEEKVEIKITKPKTKKIEFGFNYADFNVVNDTISKGDSFGSILQSQNIGDKKVYDIVEQVKDTFDVRTIRYNKPFTLLRAKNKTNNLQVFIYQPDALTYYVIDLRDSIAKAYKKIKPVTLKRKIIGGVLKTSLSETLGDEDVETALASRITKVFSWSIDFFKLKKGDRYGLIFTERFINGKTYDGVEDLEAAFFEYKGKIVYAFPFEKDTLSGKIEYYDDEGKTLKNFFLKTPIKFSRITSRFTMNRFHPVQHTWKAHKGTDYAAPTGTPISTTASGVVEATGYTAGNGNFVKVKHNGTYSTQYLHMSRILVKRGQRVTQGQTIGLVGSTGLASGPHVCYRFWKNGVQVDALRLNLPTGESLTGNDKTRFFKQIEPLKRELDSIGNL
- a CDS encoding AraC family transcriptional regulator, whose protein sequence is MTNKNLYHPFEVDFKELEQFPKTIRKNNFFELIYIVDGTGIQIINDNKFQYRKGNLFLVTPQDVHLFEVLTPTKFFFLRFNEYYIKANSQNGQYETVLRMEYILQNASHRPGCILKNKIDKPLIASLIENIISEQNNQQIYHQKIIEQIVNTIITIVARNIALKLPKNIKETTGEMVLEILHYIQENIYNPKQLKAEKVSEHFNITLNYLGKYFKKQTGETLQEYIANYKLRLIEARLLNSDMRINEIADELNYSDESHLNKVFRKHKGMNPSEFRKKYAK
- a CDS encoding lipocalin-like domain-containing protein gives rise to the protein MKNTILMILLLIVNSVNAQKKSDFLGSWTLVSVENINQDRTKNLPYDVNPKGFLFFDEKGNYAIQIYKSERVKIVSGDKNKCTPEENTAIVQGSNSHFGEYEIDETNHTITFKIKTASFPNWENTIQKRSYIFKNNELKYIVTNTTQGGKSVTAEVVWKKL